A stretch of the Panicum virgatum strain AP13 chromosome 9N, P.virgatum_v5, whole genome shotgun sequence genome encodes the following:
- the LOC120691901 gene encoding probable acylpyruvase FAHD2, mitochondrial isoform X2, translating into MAAAAAQKLLSASTKIIGVGRNYIAHAKELGNPVPKEPVLFLKPTSSFLHAGVANAAIEIPEPLESLHHEVELAVVISRRGRDVPEASAMDFVGGYALALDMTARDLQSAAKSAGLPWTLAKGQDTFTPISAVVPKSAVTNPDDLELWLKVDDELRQKGSTNDMMFKIPFLISYISSIMTLMEGDVILTGTPEGVGPVRVGQKIKAGITDLIDVEFDVQRRNRSFSADAISNE; encoded by the exons atggcggctgcggcggcgcagaagcTCCTTTCAGCGAGCACGAAGATCATCGGCGTCGGGCGCAACTACATCGCCCACGCCAAGGAACTCGGCAACCCAGTTCCCAAG GAGCCCGTTCTGTTCCTGAAGCCGACCTCGTCGTTCCTCCACGCCGGCGTGGCCAACGCCGCCATCGAGATCCCCGAGCCGCTCGAGTCGCTGCACCACGAggtcgagctcgccgtcgtcaTCTCCCGGCGCGGGCGCGATGTCCCCGAGGCGTCAGCTATGGACTTCGTCGGAG GTTATGCACTTGCTTTGGACATGACAGCAAGGGACCTTCAGTCCGCTGCTAAG TCTGCAGGTCTTCCATGGACTTTGGCTAAAGGACAGGACACCTTCACTCCAATTAGTGCAGTA GTACCCAAATCGGCCGTCACTAATCCTGATGATTTAGAGCTCTGGCTAAAG GTGGATGATGAACTAAGGCAGAAGGGATCGACAAATGACATGATGTTTAAGATTCCTTTCCTAATCAGTTATATCAGTTCCATCATGACGTTAATGGAGGGTGATGTGATACTAACAG GCACTCCTGAGGGTGTAGGTCCTGTTAGAGTAGGTCAGAAGATCAAAGCTGGTATAACTGATCTCATTGATGTGGAATTTGATGTCCAGAGGCGCAATCGGTCGTTTTCTGCCGATGCAATTAGCAATGAGTAA
- the LOC120691901 gene encoding probable acylpyruvase FAHD2, mitochondrial isoform X1 codes for MAAAAAQKLLSASTKIIGVGRNYIAHAKELGNPVPKEPVLFLKPTSSFLHAGVANAAIEIPEPLESLHHEVELAVVISRRGRDVPEASAMDFVGGYALALDMTARDLQSAAKSAGLPWTLAKGQDTFTPISAVTLAKAQDTFTPISDVVPKSAVTNPDDLELWLKVDDELRQKGSTNDMMFKIPFLISYISSIMTLMEGDVILTGTPEGVGPVRVGQKIKAGITDLIDVEFDVQRRNRSFSADAISNE; via the exons atggcggctgcggcggcgcagaagcTCCTTTCAGCGAGCACGAAGATCATCGGCGTCGGGCGCAACTACATCGCCCACGCCAAGGAACTCGGCAACCCAGTTCCCAAG GAGCCCGTTCTGTTCCTGAAGCCGACCTCGTCGTTCCTCCACGCCGGCGTGGCCAACGCCGCCATCGAGATCCCCGAGCCGCTCGAGTCGCTGCACCACGAggtcgagctcgccgtcgtcaTCTCCCGGCGCGGGCGCGATGTCCCCGAGGCGTCAGCTATGGACTTCGTCGGAG GTTATGCACTTGCTTTGGACATGACAGCAAGGGACCTTCAGTCCGCTGCTAAG TCTGCAGGTCTTCCATGGACTTTGGCTAAAGGACAGGACACCTTCACTCCAATTAGTGCAGTA ACATTGGCTAAAGCACAGGACACCTTCACTCCAATTAGTGACGTA GTACCCAAATCGGCCGTCACTAATCCTGATGATTTAGAGCTCTGGCTAAAG GTGGATGATGAACTAAGGCAGAAGGGATCGACAAATGACATGATGTTTAAGATTCCTTTCCTAATCAGTTATATCAGTTCCATCATGACGTTAATGGAGGGTGATGTGATACTAACAG GCACTCCTGAGGGTGTAGGTCCTGTTAGAGTAGGTCAGAAGATCAAAGCTGGTATAACTGATCTCATTGATGTGGAATTTGATGTCCAGAGGCGCAATCGGTCGTTTTCTGCCGATGCAATTAGCAATGAGTAA
- the LOC120691194 gene encoding calreticulin-like → MAVLERPSSAPAVAVAALIALASVAAVAGEVYFQEKFDDGWEDRWVKSDWKKDDSTAGEWNHTSGKWNGDADDKGIQTSEDYRFYAISAQYPEFSNKDKTLVLQFSVKHEQKLDCGGGYVKLLGGDVDQKKFGGDTPYSIMFGPDICGYATKKVHAILTKNGKNHLIKKEVPCETDQLTHVYTLIIRPDATYNILIDNAEKQSGSIYDDWDILPPKKIKDPEAKKPEDWDDKEYIPDPEDKKPEGYDDTPKEIPDPDAKKPEDWDDEEDGEWTAPTIPNPEYKGPWKQKKIKNPNYKGKWKAPLIDNPDYKDDPYIYAFDSLKHIGIELWQVKSGTLFDNILITDDPEYAKKFAEETWAKQKDAEKAAFDEAEKKRLEEESASTNDENDADEDEDDTDDDNADTAAEEAKDSADEKSEDGKVAADEKPEEGSKDASAEEKKHDEL, encoded by the exons ATGGCGGTCCTCGAGAGGCCGTCGTCCGCCCCCGCGGTCGCCGTCGCGGCCCTGATCGCGCTCGcatccgtcgccgccgtcgccggcgaggtctaCTTCCAGGAGAAGTTCGACG ACGGGTGGGAGGACCGGTGGGTCAAGTCCGACTGGAAGAAGGACGACAGCACGGCCGGCGAGTGGAACCACACGTCTGGCAAATGGAACGGAGATGCGGACGACAAAG GTATTCAGACCTCTGAAGACTACAGGTTCTACGCCATTTCAGCACAGTACCCCGAGTTCAGCAACAAGGACAAGACACTGGTGCTGCAGTTCTCGGTGAAGCACGAGCAGAAGCTCGACTGCGGTGGTGGCTATGTGAAATTGCTTGGTGGCGATGTCGATCAGAAGAAATTTGGTGGGGACACGCCATACAG CATCATGTTTGGGCCGGATATCTGTGGGTATGCCACCAAGAAGGTCCATGCTATCCTTACTAAGAACGGCAAGAACCATTTGATCAAGAAGGAGGTGCCATGTGAGACCGATCAGCTGACACACGTGTATACTCTGATCATCCGTCCTGATGCCACATACAACATTCTCATTGATAATGCTGAGAAGCAATCTGGCAGCATCTATGATGATTGGGATATCCTTCCTCCAAAGAAGATCAAAGATCCTGAAGCCAAGAAG CCAGAAGACTGGGATGACAAAGAATACATTCCAGATCCTGAGGACAAGAAGCCAGAG GGTTATGATGATACTCCCAAGGAAATTCCTGACCCTGATGCAAAGAAG CCAGAGGATTGGgatgatgaggaagatggtgaaTGGACAGCCCCAACCATTCCTAACCCTGAGTACAAAGGACCATGGAAGCAAAAG AAAATCAAGAACCCCAACTACAAGGGCAAGTGGAAGGCTCCCTTGATTGACAACCCAG ATTACAAGGATGATCCTTACATCTACGCTTTTGACAGTTTGAAGCACATTGGCATTGAACTGTGGCAG GTTAAATCAGGAACTCTGTTCGACAACATTCTGATCACTGATGACCCTGAGTACGCCAAGAAGTTTGCAGAGGAGACCTGGGCCAAGCAGAAAGAT GCTGAGAAAGCTGCCTTTGACGAGGCTGAGAAAAAGAGGCTTGAGGAG GAATCTGCGAGCACTAATGATGAGAACGATGCAGAT GAGGATGAGGATGACACGGACGATGACAATGCTGACACAGCCGCTGAGGAGGCCAAGGACTCTGCTGATGAGAAATCGGAGGACGGCAAGGTCGCTGCTGATGAGAAGCCGGAGGAGGGCAGCAAGGATGCTTCTGCTGAGGAGAAGAAACAT GACGAGCTCTAG
- the LOC120691195 gene encoding huntingtin-interacting protein K-like produces the protein MGAAGDEKAAAAAGGAAAEGEAAVDSKDLQQQSKALDKLTDHVEDRQLDSSRVQSAMAALASSKEADWNAMRLREKELAAVKINPTDVEIIANELELDKKIAERTLREHKGDAVAAVRFLLH, from the exons ATGGGTGCGGCGGGCGACGagaaggcggccgcggcggcggggggtgcCGCAgccgagggcgaggcggcggtggacTCAAAGGACCTTCAGCAGCAGAGCAAGGCGCTCGACAAGCTCACCGACCACGTCGAGGACCGGCAGCTCGACTCCTCCCGAGTGCAGTCC GCCATGGCAGCACTTGCTTCATCCAAAGAGGCTGACTGGAATGCAATGAGGCTGAG GGAGAAAGAATTAGCTGCTGTCAAGATCAACCCTACCGATGTTGAAATTATTGCCAACGAGCTTGAG TTGGACAAGAAGATTGCAGAGAGAACCCTCCGAGAGCACAAAGGTGATGCTGTAGCCGCAGTTCGATTCTTGCTGCACTGA
- the LOC120691849 gene encoding galactokinase-like: protein MAPLPSGSVVGGEAELVPTLSSLEPVYGEGSQLDEARLRFARLGDRFQAVHGARPALFARSPGRVNLIGEHIDYEGYSVLPMAIRQDMIVAIRKADGGQVRVANVDDKYPVCVYPADPDKEIDIKNHKWGHYFMCGYKGVYEYCRSKGIDLGKPVALDVVVDGTVPQGSGLSSSAAFVCSATIAIMGVLEKNFPKKEVAQFTCLSERHIGTQSGGMDQAISIMAKPGFAELIDFNPIHATDVQLPRGGTFVIAHCLAESKKAETAATNYNNRVVECRLAAVVLAIKLGMDTKKAVSSVTTLSDVEGLCVSFASNEGSSDPGVAVKKLLHEEPYTAEEIEKITGESLTSVFKSSQTSLDVIKAAKHYKLFQRASHVYSEARRVYAFRDTVSSKLSEEDKLKKLGDLMNESHYSCSVLYECSCPELEELVKVCRDHGALGARLTGAGWGGCAVALVKEPIVPQFILNLKEMFYKSRIDRGVIKQTDLGLYVFASNPSSGAAIFKL, encoded by the exons ATGGCGCCGCTGCCGTCTGGGAGCGTCGTCGGCGGGGAGGCGGAGCTCGTTCCGACGCTCTCCTCGCTGGAGCCGGTCTACGGCGAGGGCTCCCAGCTCGACGAGGCGCGGCTCCGCTTCGCCCGCCTCGGGGACCGCTTCCAGGCCGTCCACGGCGCCCGCCCCGCGCTCTTCGCCCGCTCCCCAG GGAGGGTGAATCTGATCGGGGAGCACATCGACTACGAGGGCTACTCGGTGCTGCCCATGGCCATCCGCCAGGACATGATCGTCGCGATCCGCAAGGCAGACGGCGGCCAGGTGCGGGTCGCCAATGTCGACGACAAGTACCCCGTCTGCGTCTACCCGGCCGACCCCGACAAG GAAATTGACATAAAAAACCACAAATGGGGGCACTATTTCATGTGTGG ATACAAGGGCGTATATGAATATTGTAGATCGAAAGGGATAGATCTGGGCAAACCTGTTGCGCTCGATGTTGTTGTTGATGGCACAGTACCTCAAG GATCTGGTCTGTCAAGCTCTGCAGCATTTGTCTGTTCAGCAACAATTGCTATCATGGGGGTCCTTGAGAAAAACTTCCCAAAG AAAGAAGTTGCTCAATTCACGTGTCTGTCTGAGCGCCACATTGGAACACAGTCTGGAGGTATGGATCAG GCTATATCAATCATGGCCAAACCTGGATTCGCTGAGTTGATAGACTTCAACCCAATCCATGCAACTGATGTCCAACTACCTCGAGGTGGTACATTTGTTATTGCCCATTGTTTGGCAGAGTCCAAGAAAGCAGAGACAGCCGCAACAAACTACAACAACCGTGTTGTGGAGTGTCGCTTAGCAGCA GTTGTTCTTGCCATCAAACTAGGGATGGATACCAAAAAAGCTGTCTCTTCTGTTACAACACTCTCAGATGTTGAGGGGCTATGTGTTTCTTTTGCTTCGAACGAAGGTTCATCTGACCCTGGAGTAGCTGTGAAG AAACTTCTGCATGAGGAGCCTTATACGGCggaagaaatagagaaaattacAGGTGAAAGCCTGACATCTGTCTTCAAGAGCTCACAAACTTCCTTGGATGTTATAAAAGCTGCAAAGCACTACAAGCTATTTCAG CGTGCTAGTCATGTCTACTCTGAAGCAAGGCGGGTTTATGCTTTCAGGGATACTGTCTCATCAAAGCTCAG TGAGGAAGATAagcttaagaaactcggtgatCTTATGAACGAAAGCCATTATAGCTGCAGCGTGCTATATGAATGCAG CTGCCCTGAGCTAGAGGAACTTGTGAAAGTATGTAGAGACCATGGAGCCCTGGGAGCGCGTCTCACGGGAGCTGGCTGGGGTGGGTGTGCAGTCGCTCTAGTCAAAGAACCCATCGTCCCGCAGTTCATCCTCAACCTAAAG GAAATGTTCTACAAATCAAGGATCGACCGGGGAGTGATCAAGCAGACGGATCTGGGGCTGTACGTGTTCGCGTCCAATCCGTCGAGCGGCGCGGCCATATTCAAGTTGTAG